In the genome of Hymenobacter taeanensis, one region contains:
- a CDS encoding type III polyketide synthase: MTSYLCAIGTANPPHRIPQPQIASFMAGALQLNEADSRKLRALYRVSGIAQRYTVLPDYGRENGQYEFFANTPDLEPFPSVGQRMAQYRQHALPLSVQAVRDCLRQQPGLSLSSITHLVTVSCTGMYAPGLDIELVAALGLNPNVQRTCVNFMGCYAAVNALKLANAFCQADAKAQVLIVSTELCTLHFQKSHEDDHLVSNALFGDGAAAAIVLGKPAPQGFSLALEAFHCGLEPDGRQDMAWHINNFGFEMTLSSYVPHLIQRGIRQLTDQLLENLPVELADIHSFAIHPGGRKILETIEQELGLSTHDNRFAYEVLRDYGNMSSATVLFVLQKLMQSLSAADAGAPVLSFAFGPGLTLEAMLLKVVAAETATASIHKAALAATPTAPLVATPSE, from the coding sequence ATGACCAGCTACTTGTGTGCCATTGGCACTGCCAACCCGCCCCACCGTATTCCGCAGCCCCAAATTGCCAGCTTTATGGCGGGCGCTTTGCAGCTCAACGAAGCCGATTCGCGTAAGCTGCGGGCACTATATCGGGTGTCGGGAATTGCTCAACGCTATACGGTGCTACCAGACTACGGCCGCGAGAATGGCCAGTACGAGTTTTTTGCTAACACGCCTGATCTGGAGCCTTTCCCATCAGTAGGTCAGCGCATGGCGCAGTATCGGCAGCACGCGTTGCCGCTTTCCGTGCAGGCAGTGCGTGACTGTTTGCGGCAACAGCCGGGCTTGAGTTTGAGCAGCATTACGCACCTGGTTACCGTAAGCTGCACCGGCATGTACGCCCCCGGTTTAGATATTGAGCTGGTAGCGGCCCTGGGGCTGAACCCCAACGTGCAGCGCACATGCGTAAACTTTATGGGTTGCTACGCCGCCGTGAATGCCCTAAAATTGGCCAACGCCTTTTGCCAGGCCGATGCCAAGGCCCAAGTACTCATAGTTAGCACCGAGCTTTGCACCCTACACTTCCAGAAAAGCCACGAAGACGACCACTTGGTGTCCAATGCGTTGTTTGGAGATGGGGCCGCTGCCGCCATTGTGCTGGGCAAGCCAGCTCCGCAGGGCTTCAGCCTGGCTCTAGAGGCCTTTCATTGTGGTCTAGAGCCCGATGGGCGCCAGGATATGGCGTGGCACATCAACAACTTCGGGTTCGAGATGACGCTGTCGTCGTACGTGCCCCACCTGATTCAGCGCGGTATTCGGCAGCTTACAGATCAACTGCTGGAAAACCTGCCGGTAGAGCTGGCCGATATCCATTCCTTTGCCATCCATCCGGGGGGGCGCAAGATTCTGGAGACCATTGAGCAGGAGCTAGGCCTCTCCACGCATGATAACCGGTTTGCCTACGAGGTACTGCGCGACTACGGCAACATGTCGTCGGCCACGGTGCTGTTTGTACTGCAAAAGCTTATGCAAAGCCTTTCTGCTGCTGATGCTGGCGCCCCCGTGCTCAGCTTTGCCTTTGGGCCTGGCTTAACACTGGAAGCTATGCTTCTAAAAGTGGTGGCGGCTGAAACTGCTACGGCATCAATTCACAAAGCCGCACTGGCAGCCACCCCAACTGCCCCGCTAGTTGCCACGCCAAGTGAATAA
- a CDS encoding NAD(P)/FAD-dependent oxidoreductase translates to MDVVIIGGGLAGLCAALDLRGRGYAVTVLERRQYPFHRVCGEYISNEVLPYLAKLGASPDVLAPARISEFQLSSPAGRVLSAPLDLGGFGISRYVLDEHLQALAAARGVQVLQGTTATAVRFEAATDEQVVELQGGQELRARVVLGAYGKRSTLDRQLQRAFFQQRSPYLGVKYHLRFDQPRNLIALHNFADGYAGISAIEQDKYCFCYLTTRQNLKKHGTIPALEKVVLARNPLLRRILQEAEFLYPQPEVINEISFAPKQAVEDHVLMCGDAAGLITPLCGNGMAMAIHGASVAARHSAAFLEGALGRAALEVAYQQEWQQLFGQRLRVGRAIQRLFGQPVLSEAVVSALRFWPAGIRALMQQTHGHAWEG, encoded by the coding sequence TTGGACGTTGTCATTATTGGCGGAGGCCTGGCAGGACTCTGTGCTGCCCTCGATTTACGTGGGCGCGGCTATGCGGTTACGGTGCTAGAGCGCCGGCAGTATCCCTTTCACCGGGTGTGCGGGGAGTACATCTCCAATGAGGTGCTGCCTTACCTGGCCAAGCTAGGCGCTTCCCCTGATGTGCTGGCCCCGGCCCGCATCAGTGAGTTCCAGCTCAGTTCACCGGCAGGACGGGTGCTGTCTGCGCCGCTAGACCTGGGGGGCTTTGGCATCAGCCGTTATGTGTTGGATGAGCATTTGCAGGCGCTGGCGGCGGCTAGGGGCGTGCAGGTACTGCAGGGCACTACCGCCACTGCCGTGAGGTTCGAAGCTGCCACTGATGAGCAGGTAGTGGAGCTACAGGGTGGCCAGGAGCTGCGGGCGCGCGTGGTACTGGGGGCCTATGGCAAGCGTAGCACCCTGGATAGGCAGCTGCAGCGCGCTTTTTTTCAGCAACGCTCTCCTTACCTGGGCGTGAAGTATCACTTACGCTTTGATCAGCCCCGCAACCTTATTGCCTTGCACAACTTTGCCGATGGTTACGCGGGCATTTCCGCTATTGAGCAGGATAAATACTGCTTTTGCTACCTCACTACCCGCCAGAATCTCAAGAAGCATGGCACCATTCCGGCCCTCGAAAAGGTAGTGCTGGCCCGCAACCCCTTGCTGCGGCGCATTCTGCAGGAGGCCGAGTTTCTGTATCCGCAGCCGGAGGTTATCAATGAAATTTCTTTCGCTCCTAAACAGGCAGTTGAAGACCATGTGCTCATGTGCGGCGACGCAGCGGGCTTAATTACTCCCCTCTGCGGCAACGGCATGGCCATGGCTATTCACGGAGCCAGCGTAGCCGCCCGTCATTCTGCCGCCTTTTTGGAGGGCGCTCTGGGCCGGGCAGCGCTGGAAGTGGCCTACCAGCAAGAGTGGCAGCAGCTGTTTGGGCAGCGCCTGCGGGTGGGCCGGGCCATTCAGCGGCTATTTGGGCAGCCTGTGCTTAGTGAGGCAGTAGTAAGTGCACTCCGCTTCTGGCCAGCCGGCATCAGAGCCCTTATGCAACAGACTCATGGCCATGCCTGGGAAGGGTAG
- a CDS encoding flavin-containing monooxygenase produces the protein MIPSVVILDAVVIGGGQTGLAAAYYLQQQHASYVVLDDRPVVGHVWSSRYESLRLFSPAWASGLPGLSWPGNPLRYPTKDEAAEYLRQYAAHFQLAVENNQRVTLVQPAAGGFEVQTAAGNRYHTPRVIVCTGPYTAPHIPAFGQELLPTVRQLHSSEYTTPSQAPGATVAVVGSGNSALQIAAGLATDGRTVYVAFDEKTPRMPNNTAMWVMLLATGLLQASSHSWVGRYMQAQPEPVVKGDFQRLKHLPNAHFIGRATATTAAGGLVGRRGTTPPLGSVVWATGFRPNYSWLQVPKALTPAGEPCHRKGISPVAGLAFLGLEWLSSRRSALMGGAAADARYVVHHVLKST, from the coding sequence ATGATACCTTCGGTTGTGATTCTTGATGCAGTAGTTATTGGTGGAGGCCAAACGGGCCTGGCGGCCGCGTATTACCTCCAGCAACAGCATGCTTCCTACGTCGTGCTGGATGACCGGCCAGTGGTGGGACACGTGTGGTCGTCGCGCTATGAGTCGTTGCGGCTATTTTCGCCGGCCTGGGCCAGTGGCCTGCCGGGGCTGAGCTGGCCGGGCAACCCGTTGCGCTATCCTACTAAAGATGAGGCCGCCGAGTATCTGCGCCAGTATGCGGCTCACTTTCAGCTGGCCGTTGAAAACAACCAGCGCGTAACCCTGGTGCAGCCTGCCGCGGGTGGGTTTGAGGTGCAAACGGCCGCCGGCAACCGCTACCACACGCCCCGCGTTATTGTTTGCACGGGGCCATACACTGCGCCCCATATTCCCGCTTTCGGGCAGGAGCTTCTGCCCACCGTTAGGCAGCTGCATAGCAGCGAATATACTACGCCTAGCCAGGCCCCTGGCGCTACAGTGGCAGTGGTTGGCAGCGGCAACTCGGCCCTGCAGATAGCCGCTGGCCTAGCCACGGATGGCCGCACAGTGTACGTGGCATTCGATGAGAAAACACCCCGCATGCCCAATAATACGGCTATGTGGGTCATGCTATTAGCTACGGGCCTGCTGCAAGCATCCAGCCACAGTTGGGTAGGCCGTTATATGCAGGCCCAGCCCGAACCGGTAGTTAAGGGAGACTTTCAGCGTTTGAAGCACTTGCCCAACGCGCACTTTATTGGGCGGGCTACAGCTACAACTGCCGCAGGTGGCCTAGTGGGCCGCCGGGGTACTACGCCGCCGTTAGGTAGCGTTGTTTGGGCTACGGGCTTCCGGCCCAACTACTCCTGGCTGCAAGTACCCAAGGCCTTGACGCCCGCGGGGGAGCCCTGCCACCGTAAAGGAATATCTCCGGTAGCAGGGCTAGCTTTTCTGGGACTAGAGTGGCTTTCCAGCCGCAGATCGGCACTTATGGGCGGGGCTGCGGCCGATGCCCGTTACGTAGTGCACCACGTATTGAAAAGCACATAA
- a CDS encoding PAS domain S-box protein: protein MTSISYRHLARQLRRTQLAQQAAQQSCQHAQQQLQEFKARSQAAAAQAAALLQTMSTAILAENHQQVVTLLNQRICDLFGLPEDPGFYIGKSSAQLLENGSVGFLHPQLFQETQRTAARNQERVGGLLFKLNNGTIIQQDYLPVVQNGQTVLHIWSYEDVTERQQAHERVQELSDLAEQSPQPIIRFDATGEARYANPAAAAALTALAMPREALVKRVLSDEISQALKEGKPRTFELRLDGGFYLWSVAPLGLENGANVYLTDITLRRQAEAELVRSQLFTLRINDTVPNIVFLYDTQAGTVLYCNRQCEQILGYTEAELKAMGPSVAKQLLHPEDLRTMLSRQRLLAELDDSQVLSSEYRMLHRNGTWRWMSLKSTCFLRDSKGRVSQAVCSIADITERRITEEQLRQSRLLMDRITNTTPNLIYIFDILRQCTVYCNSYIKNMLGYTEAELKDMGSEVLPNLLPPDQLERLRTHFAAVAQAPDGTVLHLEFYLYHRNGMERWLRIGTTPFERDTKGNVCQVVGSAEDITRWKVADEQRRSANRRLAEQNRLFRQVIDTAPNLIYLKDIAGNYVLANQATAQLYKLTAEELVRTPAQELERIYPDMARYRLDDEQVIRTRQELAHEDTFTSAEGEVHWFNSIKRPFLLADGTVQVLGVDNEITDLKETELALQKAKEIAEENAQSRQNFLTNMSHEIRTPMNGIMGITELLTKTPLNEQQRQYLQHIQHSAENLLVVINDILDMAQLGAGRIRVEAVPFQLDEVLKASCQSLLHTATTKGINLHLQLPAPNVPMRVIGDPYRLRQVLLNLLNNAVKFTERGNVLLTCRRVSNPNGPLLLQFSVLDTGIGISAGQLQAMFEPFAQASASTAREYGGSGLGLSISRGLVELLGGELTAESHLHKGSTFRFTLPFEVATDQEPIQAEEPITNYQMLGRRHILLAEDNAVNQMLVRTMLEGWGLEVDVASSGPEALAKFWRRPYDVVLMDIQMPGLDGVATTRRLREHPDAARAATPVVALTAHAMQGEAERYLQAGLDAYLSKPFKEHDLFRTISGLLSGAVPPRPVPAPEPPAAAPDETAPLYNLTSLRRHTNSDEGFVRRLVNIFIQTTPPTVEQLEIGLANQDRSEIAATAHHLKSSVDGLGVQRLYPILRELEKANSSPETVDFAQLASLVAQVRQTTDEVIKQLREEFPA from the coding sequence ATGACCTCTATCAGCTACCGACACCTAGCTCGCCAGCTACGCCGTACCCAACTGGCACAGCAGGCAGCTCAACAATCTTGTCAGCACGCGCAGCAACAGCTCCAGGAGTTTAAGGCTCGCTCGCAGGCGGCAGCGGCCCAAGCTGCTGCCCTGCTTCAGACTATGAGCACCGCCATTCTGGCTGAAAACCACCAGCAGGTAGTAACCCTACTCAATCAGCGGATATGTGACCTGTTTGGCCTCCCCGAAGACCCTGGCTTTTACATTGGCAAATCAAGTGCGCAGCTCCTGGAAAATGGCTCCGTTGGCTTTTTACATCCACAGCTGTTTCAGGAAACACAGCGCACAGCGGCTCGTAACCAGGAGCGCGTAGGCGGCTTACTGTTCAAGCTGAACAATGGCACCATTATTCAGCAGGACTACCTGCCGGTAGTGCAGAATGGGCAAACGGTGCTGCACATCTGGAGTTACGAAGACGTGACGGAACGCCAGCAGGCGCACGAGCGGGTACAGGAGCTTTCAGATCTGGCGGAGCAGAGCCCCCAGCCCATCATCCGTTTTGATGCCACCGGCGAAGCGCGGTACGCCAACCCGGCGGCGGCAGCGGCGCTGACTGCGCTGGCCATGCCTCGGGAGGCTCTGGTTAAACGGGTGCTGTCAGATGAAATCAGCCAGGCACTTAAAGAGGGAAAACCCCGCACGTTTGAGCTCCGCCTTGATGGCGGCTTCTACCTCTGGAGTGTGGCTCCACTAGGTCTAGAGAACGGTGCCAACGTGTACCTCACTGATATTACCCTGCGCCGGCAGGCTGAGGCGGAGCTGGTACGCAGCCAGCTGTTCACCCTCCGCATTAACGATACGGTGCCCAACATCGTATTTCTGTATGACACCCAAGCGGGCACGGTGCTTTATTGCAACCGGCAGTGTGAGCAGATACTGGGCTATACTGAGGCCGAATTAAAAGCTATGGGCCCCTCTGTAGCTAAACAGTTGCTGCACCCCGAGGATTTACGAACTATGCTCAGCCGACAACGGCTGCTGGCTGAACTAGACGACAGCCAGGTTCTTAGCTCAGAGTACCGGATGCTTCACCGCAATGGTACATGGCGTTGGATGAGCCTGAAAAGTACGTGCTTCCTGCGTGACTCGAAAGGCCGGGTGTCGCAGGCAGTGTGCTCCATTGCGGATATTACCGAGCGGCGCATTACCGAGGAACAGCTGCGGCAGAGCCGGTTATTGATGGACCGCATCACGAACACCACACCAAACCTGATCTATATTTTTGATATCCTGCGGCAATGCACGGTGTATTGCAACAGCTACATCAAAAATATGCTGGGCTACACGGAGGCCGAGCTTAAGGACATGGGCTCAGAGGTACTGCCCAACTTACTCCCCCCTGACCAGCTAGAGCGCCTGCGCACCCACTTCGCCGCGGTAGCACAGGCCCCTGATGGCACCGTGCTGCACCTGGAGTTTTATTTGTATCACCGTAACGGCATGGAGCGCTGGCTGCGCATTGGCACTACCCCATTTGAGCGCGACACCAAGGGTAACGTATGCCAGGTAGTAGGCTCCGCAGAAGATATTACGCGTTGGAAAGTGGCCGATGAGCAGCGCCGCTCCGCTAACCGGCGGCTGGCTGAACAAAACCGCTTGTTTCGGCAGGTAATTGATACGGCTCCTAACCTGATCTATCTGAAAGACATTGCCGGCAACTATGTGCTGGCCAACCAGGCCACCGCTCAGCTCTACAAGTTAACCGCCGAAGAGCTTGTACGGACGCCTGCGCAGGAGCTGGAAAGAATTTACCCGGATATGGCTCGCTACCGGCTCGATGATGAGCAGGTAATCCGGACCCGGCAGGAACTCGCTCACGAAGACACCTTTACCTCGGCGGAAGGTGAGGTACACTGGTTTAACAGCATCAAGCGCCCTTTCCTGCTCGCCGATGGCACCGTGCAGGTATTAGGTGTTGATAATGAAATTACTGACCTCAAGGAAACCGAGCTAGCCTTACAGAAGGCCAAGGAAATTGCGGAGGAGAACGCCCAGTCGCGGCAAAACTTCCTCACCAATATGAGCCACGAAATACGTACGCCCATGAACGGCATTATGGGTATCACGGAACTGCTCACTAAAACTCCACTCAACGAACAACAGCGGCAGTACCTGCAGCACATTCAGCACTCTGCCGAAAACCTGCTGGTTGTTATTAACGATATCCTGGACATGGCCCAGTTGGGCGCCGGGCGCATTCGGGTAGAGGCCGTGCCGTTTCAGCTTGATGAAGTTCTGAAAGCCAGTTGCCAGTCTCTGCTACATACGGCCACCACTAAAGGCATTAACCTACACTTGCAGCTGCCCGCTCCCAACGTGCCAATGCGCGTTATTGGTGACCCTTACCGGCTACGGCAGGTACTACTGAACCTGCTCAATAATGCTGTGAAGTTTACGGAGCGCGGCAACGTACTGCTCACCTGCCGGCGCGTGAGCAACCCCAATGGCCCACTGCTGCTGCAGTTTTCAGTGCTCGACACGGGCATTGGTATTTCGGCCGGTCAGCTGCAGGCCATGTTTGAGCCTTTCGCCCAGGCCTCGGCCAGCACGGCCCGGGAGTATGGCGGCTCGGGGCTGGGCCTGAGCATTTCGCGCGGGTTGGTGGAGCTGCTGGGTGGTGAGCTGACGGCCGAAAGCCACTTGCACAAAGGCAGCACCTTCCGCTTTACCCTGCCCTTTGAGGTTGCCACTGACCAGGAACCCATACAGGCCGAAGAGCCCATTACGAACTACCAGATGCTGGGGCGCCGACACATATTATTGGCTGAAGACAACGCGGTGAACCAAATGTTAGTGCGCACCATGCTGGAGGGTTGGGGCCTGGAGGTAGATGTAGCTTCTTCTGGGCCGGAGGCGCTGGCTAAATTCTGGCGCCGCCCCTACGATGTGGTGCTGATGGACATTCAGATGCCTGGCCTCGATGGGGTGGCTACTACTCGGCGGCTGCGCGAGCACCCCGACGCTGCCCGCGCTGCGACTCCGGTAGTAGCGCTTACCGCTCATGCCATGCAAGGCGAGGCCGAACGGTACCTGCAAGCTGGCCTAGATGCCTATCTATCGAAGCCCTTCAAGGAGCATGACCTGTTCCGGACCATTTCCGGTTTGCTGAGTGGGGCGGTTCCGCCGCGTCCGGTGCCCGCCCCAGAACCGCCAGCCGCCGCACCTGATGAGACTGCGCCGCTCTACAACCTCACCTCCCTGCGCCGCCACACCAACTCCGACGAAGGATTTGTGCGGCGCCTAGTAAATATTTTCATCCAGACCACACCACCCACGGTAGAGCAGCTGGAGATAGGCCTAGCCAACCAAGACCGCTCTGAGATTGCCGCCACCGCGCACCACCTAAAAAGCTCCGTTGATGGCTTAGGTGTGCAACGGCTGTACCCCATACTGCGCGAACTGGAAAAGGCCAATAGTAGCCCAGAAACCGTTGATTTTGCGCAGCTTGCTTCCTTGGTTGCGCAGGTTCGCCAAACTACAGATGAAGTAATTAAGCAGTTGCGCGAAGAATTCCCGGCTTAA
- a CDS encoding T9SS type A sorting domain-containing protein — protein sequence MRLILLPRAVSITWMLLLWLCASSLVQAASTPYYSSKAQDYRTCTTVGVGPLATTTCYGTVDNVGRTSDVDLTNYATMHMPLLLFPVAIRMDMPAVVPKNYRAGVVLGSSTGVSTVGAIVIRTYLKDASGTSQFQESYVVTDAAKAILATTTPGRVEFLAGKPFDQVEIEAGAVLNVAYDINIYYGYGIDANVVTQATGYVSRFNQNTSDYYSTAIQPNGVTVCANSTISNPGNAVDKDLTNYATFGSFVSVNCPTTLQTQLEGKAPAGYQAGFVIGNGGLLDAKALSGLTVTTYLNGVAQESGTGAQLLDLQVLSGDQYAVSFESSKAFDRVEIRQNSLVSALDDLRIYYGFGIEPRAFRDQEPILSNFSAGNNQFQTSQYRTNSLLCVNCGVTNPQNAADSDLKNNYAETTTGVGLGTTTRLKLKLNGPGLAGNTAGVILGAASGLLDASLLSSIRINTYSGDNGQKLVESASGSNLLKLELLADGRQDVSFATTQEFDWVELEVTNTVSALEAMKIFYAFAEDRPTGFPTSIVAPAPLPVELVRFEARASDTAVELTWQTASERNSSHFIVERAVGVSNKQFTSIGRLAAAGSSAQQQEYSLRDADAGKQGATVLYYRLRQVDADGTENYSQVVAVKWKAIAQQVSVFPNPATGAAVVQVSLPEAGAEGGTVMLYNSQGKLVTQHTVARREIVLPVTGLEAGIYQVVVTDSARRRVATQSLVIVTR from the coding sequence ATGAGATTAATTCTATTACCTCGTGCCGTTAGCATCACTTGGATGCTGCTTTTATGGTTATGCGCCAGCAGCTTGGTGCAGGCAGCCAGTACCCCTTATTATTCAAGCAAAGCCCAGGACTACCGCACCTGCACAACCGTGGGGGTGGGCCCGTTGGCCACAACTACCTGCTACGGCACCGTAGATAACGTGGGACGCACCTCAGACGTGGACCTCACCAACTATGCTACCATGCACATGCCTTTGCTACTCTTTCCGGTGGCCATTCGCATGGATATGCCCGCCGTGGTACCAAAGAACTACCGGGCCGGCGTGGTACTGGGCAGTAGCACGGGCGTTAGTACCGTGGGGGCAATTGTGATTCGGACCTACTTGAAAGATGCCAGCGGAACCTCGCAGTTTCAGGAGTCATACGTAGTGACTGATGCCGCCAAGGCTATTCTGGCAACTACTACGCCTGGGCGGGTTGAGTTTCTGGCTGGTAAGCCCTTCGACCAGGTAGAAATTGAGGCTGGTGCCGTGCTTAATGTGGCCTACGATATTAATATTTACTACGGCTACGGCATAGATGCGAATGTAGTGACGCAGGCTACGGGTTATGTCTCTCGTTTCAACCAAAATACGTCTGACTACTACAGCACGGCTATTCAACCTAATGGCGTAACGGTATGTGCAAATAGCACTATCAGCAACCCCGGCAACGCCGTTGACAAAGACCTCACGAACTACGCCACGTTTGGTAGCTTCGTTAGCGTAAACTGCCCTACTACTCTGCAAACCCAGTTAGAGGGAAAAGCTCCCGCAGGGTATCAGGCGGGGTTTGTGATTGGTAATGGGGGCCTGCTTGATGCCAAGGCGCTATCTGGGCTTACAGTTACCACTTACCTGAACGGAGTAGCCCAAGAGTCAGGCACTGGAGCCCAACTGCTGGATTTGCAGGTGCTATCGGGAGACCAGTACGCCGTGAGCTTTGAATCAAGTAAGGCCTTTGACCGGGTAGAGATCCGGCAGAACAGCTTGGTTAGCGCCCTCGACGATTTGCGTATTTATTACGGTTTTGGCATTGAGCCGCGAGCATTCCGTGACCAGGAACCTATCCTGTCTAATTTCTCAGCGGGCAACAACCAGTTCCAGACCAGCCAGTACCGGACAAATAGCCTGCTGTGCGTAAACTGCGGCGTTACTAACCCGCAAAATGCTGCAGATAGTGACCTGAAAAATAACTACGCTGAAACTACTACCGGAGTAGGCCTAGGAACCACAACCCGCCTGAAGTTAAAGCTCAATGGCCCTGGCCTGGCTGGTAACACCGCGGGAGTAATTCTGGGAGCCGCTTCCGGCCTGTTAGATGCCAGCCTGTTGTCATCAATCCGGATTAACACTTACTCAGGCGACAACGGCCAAAAGCTGGTAGAAAGCGCCAGTGGCTCAAACCTGCTGAAGCTGGAACTACTGGCAGATGGACGCCAGGATGTATCGTTTGCTACCACCCAGGAATTTGACTGGGTAGAGCTGGAGGTAACCAATACGGTATCGGCGCTGGAGGCCATGAAGATATTCTATGCTTTTGCTGAAGACAGGCCTACGGGTTTCCCTACCTCTATTGTAGCACCTGCCCCCTTGCCCGTAGAGCTAGTGCGGTTTGAGGCCAGAGCTTCAGACACCGCTGTAGAGCTTACTTGGCAAACTGCCTCAGAGCGTAATAGCAGCCACTTTATTGTAGAGCGTGCCGTTGGGGTCAGCAATAAGCAGTTTACATCCATCGGCCGGCTGGCAGCGGCTGGCAGCAGCGCGCAGCAGCAAGAGTATAGTCTCCGCGACGCTGACGCCGGTAAGCAAGGCGCTACGGTTCTGTATTACCGCTTGCGGCAGGTTGATGCCGATGGCACTGAGAATTATTCCCAAGTAGTAGCCGTAAAATGGAAAGCTATAGCCCAGCAGGTATCTGTATTTCCAAACCCCGCCACGGGGGCGGCAGTAGTACAGGTGTCGCTGCCCGAAGCTGGTGCTGAAGGAGGCACGGTGATGCTCTATAACAGCCAGGGGAAGCTGGTTACGCAACACACAGTGGCCCGCCGCGAAATAGTGCTGCCTGTCACTGGCCTAGAGGCCGGAATTTACCAGGTGGTGGTAACAGACAGTGCCCGCCGCCGGGTGGCTACCCAGTCTTTGGTAATTGTCACCCGCTAG
- a CDS encoding sigma-54-dependent transcriptional regulator, which produces MTTSQVSIFIVEDNVWYGELLEYKLAQNPDYTIRRFTTAHACLNHLVEKPDIITLDYSLPDGRGDQVLRQIRERLPEVAVIVISGQEDVRTAIGLLRQGAYDYLVKDEETVDRLWNTVSNIRKQLALSRENNRLREQIGQKYSPERAILGKSPQIQQLYSLIDKAARTNITVSLSGETGTGKELVAKAIHYHSERREGAFVAVNVAAIPRELIESELFGHEKGAFTGAVDRRIGRFEEAHKGTLFLDEIADLELNLQAKLLRVLQEREVTRVGGNTRIPFDARLMVATHRDLAQEVKEGRFREDLYYRLLGLPILLPPLRERGQDVLILAQAFLQDFCEQNNMVACTLSAAAQHKLQHYAFPGNVRELKAVVELAAVLADSDTIQPQDLSLRGGAGSNDEKTNGISNESLRTQMATIVQSYLDAHNGNILQVAAKLQIGKSTIYRMVQNNEVRLR; this is translated from the coding sequence ATGACCACCTCGCAAGTTTCCATTTTCATAGTTGAAGATAACGTCTGGTATGGCGAGCTATTAGAATATAAGCTCGCCCAAAACCCAGACTACACTATCCGGCGGTTTACTACCGCTCACGCCTGCCTTAATCATCTAGTTGAGAAGCCGGATATCATCACGCTAGATTACTCGTTGCCCGATGGGCGCGGCGACCAGGTGCTGCGCCAAATTCGGGAGCGGTTGCCGGAGGTGGCCGTTATCGTCATCTCGGGGCAGGAGGATGTTCGCACGGCCATCGGGCTGCTGCGCCAGGGTGCCTACGATTACCTGGTAAAGGACGAAGAAACGGTAGACCGTTTGTGGAACACGGTCAGCAACATCCGAAAGCAGTTAGCCTTGAGCCGGGAAAATAATCGTCTTAGAGAGCAGATCGGCCAGAAGTACTCTCCGGAGCGGGCTATTTTAGGCAAGAGCCCCCAGATTCAGCAACTTTATAGCCTGATTGATAAAGCAGCCCGGACCAATATTACTGTTTCGTTGAGTGGCGAAACGGGCACAGGTAAAGAACTAGTAGCCAAGGCTATACACTACCACTCTGAGCGGCGGGAAGGGGCCTTCGTAGCTGTAAATGTGGCCGCCATTCCACGCGAGCTAATTGAGAGTGAGCTGTTTGGCCACGAGAAAGGTGCCTTTACGGGTGCTGTAGACCGCCGGATAGGGCGCTTTGAGGAAGCTCACAAAGGCACGCTGTTTCTGGACGAGATTGCCGACCTTGAGCTTAATCTGCAGGCTAAGCTGCTGCGCGTGCTACAGGAACGTGAGGTAACACGTGTGGGTGGCAACACCCGTATTCCGTTCGACGCCCGTCTTATGGTAGCTACGCACCGCGACCTGGCTCAGGAGGTGAAGGAAGGCCGGTTCCGGGAGGATCTGTATTACCGTTTGCTGGGCTTGCCCATTCTGCTGCCCCCCCTGCGCGAGCGGGGTCAGGATGTGCTCATACTGGCGCAAGCCTTTTTACAGGACTTTTGCGAGCAGAACAACATGGTGGCATGTACGCTATCAGCGGCGGCACAGCATAAGCTGCAGCACTATGCCTTTCCCGGCAACGTGCGGGAGCTTAAAGCGGTGGTGGAACTGGCCGCAGTGCTAGCCGACAGCGATACTATTCAGCCCCAGGATTTGTCGTTACGCGGCGGAGCTGGTTCCAACGATGAAAAAACGAATGGCATCTCTAATGAGTCGTTGCGGACGCAGATGGCCACCATTGTGCAAAGCTACCTAGACGCGCATAATGGTAATATTTTACAGGTAGCCGCAAAATTACAGATCGGTAAGTCAACTATTTATCGTATGGTTCAGAATAACGAGGTACGCTTACGCTGA
- a CDS encoding T9SS type A sorting domain-containing protein codes for MLHWSVSQAAAQSSATAAKVPVRLNGDDKALLVYPNPSAGIVHVAINGFEGRKLELQVLNVIGTVLYRETLTELNDRYVKVLDLTKFTSGLYYVKLETAGGNEMRKLVIR; via the coding sequence ATGTTACACTGGTCGGTGTCGCAGGCCGCGGCCCAATCAAGCGCAACTGCGGCCAAAGTGCCCGTGCGGCTCAATGGAGACGACAAGGCCCTGCTGGTATATCCTAATCCGAGCGCCGGAATTGTGCATGTAGCCATCAATGGGTTTGAGGGGCGTAAGCTAGAGTTGCAGGTGCTTAACGTTATTGGTACAGTGCTGTACCGTGAAACGCTGACTGAGCTGAATGACCGCTACGTGAAGGTGCTGGACCTGACAAAATTCACCAGCGGCCTCTATTACGTTAAGCTGGAAACCGCTGGCGGCAATGAGATGCGCAAGCTAGTCATCAGATAA